A stretch of Leisingera sp. S132 DNA encodes these proteins:
- a CDS encoding glycosyltransferase, with protein MGIVSKPLRQFRLPQHGKPPQQGRASGALPPVDSSSMMKALVLRQHQGAALGRVLVAEGLASEDRVQDTLSSQYRMPRADLSGQMANARLLACKPAAFWLRHCAVPWMQLGRTVTLAVAHPDRFETLQQELQDNFERITPVLASEAQITALLTAHFSPALVRQASCSVPPRLSCRSLRPPRGRALLAALTAPALYLAWHAPAALPAALSAIALLTVFLFTALKLFGLASYWQARAERTSAAPASASPARPSCPMISILVPLYREAEISHALLARIRKLSYPRAQTDVILVLEEHDSVTRAALENTRLPPWIRVVEVPAYGGLTTKPRAMNYALNFCRGDIIGVWDAEDAPQTDQLNRVAQAFASAGKRTACFQGVLDYYNPGTNWISRCFTLEYASWFRIVLDGIARLGLVVPLGGTTMFVRREVLEELGGWDAHNVTEDADLGVRLYRAGYRTEMLPSTTYEEANWRPWPWIRQRSRWLKGFMVTYLVHMRQPLRLLADLGWKRFLGFQAFFLGTIGQFLFAPVLWSFWLFTLGLPHPGAESLPPQLLTLAAATLVLFEGLGLVISITAAFAMGRPWLAAWAPAMILYFPMGAIAVAKAAHELLARPYFWDKTAHGIKPAARPRRRRWLWRVIPARWRPASAGS; from the coding sequence ATGGGTATTGTGTCAAAGCCGCTGCGGCAGTTCCGTCTGCCGCAGCATGGAAAGCCCCCGCAGCAGGGCAGGGCCTCTGGTGCTCTGCCACCGGTGGACAGCAGCAGCATGATGAAGGCGCTGGTGCTGCGCCAGCATCAGGGGGCCGCGCTTGGCCGGGTGCTGGTCGCCGAAGGCCTGGCCAGCGAAGACCGGGTTCAGGACACATTGTCCAGCCAGTACCGGATGCCCCGCGCCGACCTGTCCGGCCAAATGGCCAATGCGCGGCTGCTCGCCTGCAAACCCGCAGCGTTCTGGCTGCGCCACTGCGCTGTTCCCTGGATGCAGCTGGGCCGGACCGTCACCCTGGCCGTAGCCCACCCCGACCGGTTTGAAACCCTGCAGCAGGAGCTGCAGGACAATTTCGAACGGATCACGCCTGTTCTGGCCAGCGAAGCGCAAATCACGGCGCTGCTGACAGCTCACTTCAGCCCGGCGCTGGTGCGGCAGGCAAGCTGCAGCGTGCCCCCGCGCCTGAGCTGCCGCTCCTTGCGGCCGCCCCGGGGCCGCGCTCTGCTGGCCGCCTTGACGGCCCCGGCGCTCTATCTGGCCTGGCACGCGCCGGCAGCACTTCCCGCCGCCCTCAGTGCAATCGCCCTGCTGACCGTATTTTTGTTCACGGCGCTCAAGCTTTTCGGGCTCGCCTCTTACTGGCAGGCGCGGGCAGAGAGGACATCCGCTGCGCCGGCGTCGGCCTCCCCCGCCCGCCCCTCTTGCCCCATGATTTCGATCCTGGTGCCGCTCTACCGGGAGGCCGAGATCAGCCATGCGCTGCTTGCCCGGATCCGGAAACTCAGCTACCCGCGGGCGCAGACGGACGTGATCCTGGTGCTGGAGGAGCACGACAGCGTCACCCGGGCCGCCCTGGAGAACACCCGCCTGCCGCCGTGGATCCGGGTGGTGGAGGTCCCGGCCTATGGCGGGCTGACCACCAAACCGCGGGCGATGAATTATGCGCTGAACTTCTGCCGGGGCGACATCATCGGGGTCTGGGATGCCGAGGACGCGCCCCAGACAGACCAGCTGAACCGGGTGGCGCAGGCCTTCGCCTCCGCCGGGAAGCGCACTGCCTGCTTTCAGGGGGTGCTGGACTACTACAATCCGGGCACCAACTGGATTTCGCGCTGCTTCACACTGGAATATGCCAGCTGGTTCCGCATCGTCCTGGATGGCATTGCCCGGCTTGGCCTGGTGGTGCCCCTGGGCGGCACCACAATGTTCGTGCGCCGCGAGGTGCTGGAAGAACTGGGCGGCTGGGATGCCCACAACGTGACCGAGGACGCCGATCTGGGCGTCCGCCTGTACCGGGCGGGCTACCGCACCGAAATGCTGCCCAGCACCACCTATGAGGAGGCAAACTGGCGCCCCTGGCCCTGGATCAGGCAGCGCTCGCGCTGGCTCAAGGGCTTCATGGTGACCTACCTGGTGCATATGCGCCAGCCGCTGCGGCTGCTGGCGGATCTGGGCTGGAAGCGCTTCCTGGGCTTTCAGGCCTTCTTTCTGGGCACAATCGGGCAGTTTCTGTTTGCCCCCGTGCTCTGGTCGTTCTGGCTGTTTACCCTGGGCCTGCCGCACCCTGGCGCCGAAAGCCTGCCGCCGCAGCTGCTGACGCTGGCGGCGGCCACGCTGGTGCTCTTTGAAGGGCTGGGGCTGGTGATCAGCATCACTGCGGCCTTTGCCATGGGGCGGCCCTGGCTGGCCGCCTGGGCGCCGGCGATGATCCTCTACTTCCCGATGGGGGCCATCGCTGTTGCCAAGGCGGCGCATGAACTGCTGGCCCGCCCGTATTTCTGGGACAAGACGGCCCACGGCATCAAACCGGCAGCCCGGCCCAGGCGCCGGCGCTGGCTCTGGCGGGTTATCCCCGCCCGCTGGCGTCCTGCTTCAGCCGGGTCATGA
- a CDS encoding cytochrome c oxidase subunit 1 gives MADAAIHGHGHEDERSFFTRWFMSTNHKDIGILYLIVSAIAGLISVIFTVYMRLELMDPGVQYMCLEGARLFADAAAECTPNGHLWNVMITAHGILMMFFVVIPALFGGFGNYFMPLQIGAPDMAFPRMNNLSFWMYVAGTSLAVLSVVSPGGNDQLGSGVGWVLYPPLSVNEGGYSMDLAIFAVHVSGASSILGAINMITTFLNMRAPGMTLFKVPLFSWSIFVTSWLILLSLPVLAGAITMLLMDRNFGFTFFDAAGGGDPILYQHILWFFGHPEVYIVILPGFGIISHVIATFARKPVFGYLPMVWAIIAIGVLGFVVWAHHMYTVGMSLNQQAYFMLATMVIAVPTGVKVFSWIATMWGGSIEFKAPMMFAFGFLFLFTVGGVTGVVLSQAAVDRAYHDTYYVVAHFHYVMSLGAVFAIFSGVYFYFGKMTGRQYNELGAQIHFWMFFIGANLTFFPQHFLGRQGMPRRYIDYPEGFAYWNKISSYGAFLSFASFLLFFGVVIYSLLRGARVTQNNYWNEYADTLEWTLPSPPPEHTFEILPKQEDWDRSHSH, from the coding sequence ATGGCAGACGCAGCCATTCATGGTCACGGCCACGAGGACGAGCGGAGCTTTTTCACCCGCTGGTTCATGAGCACGAACCATAAGGATATCGGCATTCTTTACCTGATCGTTTCGGCGATTGCAGGTCTCATCTCCGTCATCTTCACCGTCTATATGCGGCTGGAGCTGATGGATCCCGGCGTTCAGTACATGTGCCTGGAAGGCGCGCGCCTGTTCGCAGACGCCGCTGCGGAATGTACTCCGAACGGCCACCTCTGGAACGTGATGATCACCGCCCACGGCATCCTGATGATGTTCTTCGTGGTGATCCCGGCCCTGTTCGGCGGTTTCGGCAACTATTTCATGCCGCTGCAGATCGGCGCGCCGGACATGGCGTTCCCGCGGATGAACAACCTGTCGTTCTGGATGTATGTCGCAGGCACCTCGCTGGCGGTCCTCTCGGTTGTCTCCCCGGGCGGCAATGACCAGCTGGGTTCCGGCGTCGGCTGGGTTCTGTACCCGCCGCTGTCCGTGAACGAAGGCGGCTACTCGATGGACCTGGCGATCTTCGCCGTGCACGTCTCGGGCGCCTCCTCGATCCTGGGTGCGATCAACATGATCACCACCTTCCTGAACATGCGCGCCCCGGGCATGACCCTGTTCAAGGTGCCGCTGTTCTCCTGGTCGATCTTCGTCACCTCCTGGCTGATCCTGCTGTCCCTGCCGGTTCTGGCCGGCGCCATCACCATGCTGCTGATGGACCGCAACTTCGGCTTCACCTTCTTTGATGCAGCCGGCGGCGGCGACCCGATCCTGTACCAGCACATCCTGTGGTTCTTCGGCCACCCGGAAGTGTACATCGTGATCCTGCCCGGCTTCGGCATCATCTCCCACGTCATCGCCACCTTCGCGCGCAAACCCGTCTTCGGCTACCTGCCGATGGTCTGGGCGATCATCGCGATCGGCGTTCTGGGCTTTGTCGTGTGGGCGCACCACATGTACACCGTCGGCATGTCGCTGAACCAGCAGGCCTACTTCATGCTGGCGACCATGGTGATTGCGGTTCCGACCGGCGTGAAAGTGTTCTCCTGGATCGCCACCATGTGGGGCGGCTCGATCGAGTTCAAAGCGCCGATGATGTTTGCCTTCGGCTTCCTGTTCCTGTTCACCGTCGGCGGTGTGACCGGCGTGGTGCTGAGCCAGGCTGCCGTTGACCGTGCCTATCACGACACCTACTACGTTGTGGCGCACTTCCACTACGTGATGTCGCTGGGCGCGGTGTTCGCGATCTTCTCGGGCGTTTACTTCTACTTCGGCAAGATGACCGGCCGCCAGTACAACGAACTGGGTGCCCAGATCCACTTCTGGATGTTCTTCATCGGCGCCAACCTGACCTTCTTCCCCCAGCACTTCCTGGGCCGTCAGGGCATGCCGCGCCGCTACATCGACTACCCGGAAGGCTTCGCCTACTGGAACAAGATCTCGTCCTACGGCGCGTTCCTGTCCTTTGCCTCGTTCCTGCTGTTCTTCGGCGTGGTGATCTATTCGCTGCTGCGCGGCGCCCGCGTCACCCAGAACAACTACTGGAACGAATACGCGGACACCCTGGAGTGGACCCTGCCCTCTCCGCCGCCGGAGCACACCTTCGAAATCCTGCCCAAGCAGGAAGACTGGGACCGCTCGCATTCGCACTAA
- the carA gene encoding glutamine-hydrolyzing carbamoyl-phosphate synthase small subunit, producing the protein MAASAPTKPTACLALADGTVFYGTGFGATGNTVAELCFNTAMTGYQEIMTDPSYAGQIVTFTFPHIGNTGVTPEDDETGDPVAAGMVVKWDPTLASNWRATEELKDWLTRTGRIAIGGIDTRRLTRAIRQQGAPHVALAHDPEGNFDVEALVARARGWSGLVGLDLAKDVTCAQSYRWDEMRWAWPDGYARQEAPKHKVVAVDYGAKRNILRCLASAGCDVTVLPATATAEEVLAHNPDGVFLSNGPGDPAATGEYAVPMIQDVLKADLPVFGICLGHQMLALALGAKTVKMNHGHHGANHPVKEHATGKVEITSMNHGFAVDAQTLPEGVEESHVSLFDGSNCGIRITGKPVFSVQHHPEASPGPQDSFYLFERFADAMAERKSA; encoded by the coding sequence ATGGCCGCTTCCGCCCCGACCAAGCCCACCGCATGCCTGGCGCTCGCTGATGGCACCGTCTTTTACGGCACCGGTTTCGGCGCGACCGGCAACACCGTGGCCGAGCTCTGCTTCAACACCGCGATGACCGGCTACCAGGAGATCATGACAGACCCCTCCTATGCGGGCCAGATCGTGACCTTCACCTTCCCGCACATCGGCAACACCGGCGTCACCCCGGAAGATGACGAGACCGGCGATCCGGTTGCCGCAGGCATGGTGGTGAAATGGGATCCGACCCTGGCCTCCAACTGGCGCGCAACCGAAGAGCTGAAGGACTGGCTGACCCGCACCGGCCGCATCGCCATCGGCGGCATCGACACCCGCCGCCTGACCCGCGCGATCCGCCAGCAAGGCGCGCCGCATGTGGCGCTGGCGCATGACCCCGAAGGCAACTTCGACGTCGAGGCGCTGGTCGCCAGGGCCCGCGGCTGGTCCGGCCTCGTCGGCCTGGATCTGGCCAAGGACGTGACCTGCGCGCAAAGCTACCGCTGGGACGAGATGCGCTGGGCCTGGCCGGACGGCTATGCCCGCCAGGAAGCCCCCAAGCACAAGGTTGTGGCGGTCGACTACGGCGCCAAGCGCAACATCCTGCGCTGCCTCGCCTCCGCGGGCTGCGACGTGACCGTGCTGCCCGCCACTGCAACGGCCGAGGAAGTTCTGGCGCACAACCCCGACGGCGTGTTCCTGTCCAACGGCCCGGGCGATCCGGCTGCCACCGGCGAATACGCGGTGCCGATGATCCAGGACGTTCTGAAAGCGGACCTGCCGGTCTTTGGCATCTGCCTTGGCCACCAGATGCTGGCGCTGGCATTGGGCGCCAAGACCGTCAAGATGAACCACGGCCACCACGGTGCCAACCACCCGGTCAAGGAGCATGCCACCGGCAAGGTGGAGATCACCTCGATGAACCACGGCTTTGCGGTGGATGCGCAGACCCTGCCGGAGGGCGTCGAAGAATCGCATGTCTCGCTGTTCGACGGCTCCAACTGCGGCATCCGCATCACCGGCAAGCCGGTCTTCTCGGTGCAGCATCACCCTGAAGCCAGCCCCGGCCCGCAGGACAGCTTCTACCTGTTCGAGCGCTTTGCCGACGCAATGGCAGAGCGCAAATCCGCGTAA
- a CDS encoding HIT family protein — protein sequence MPAYDPDNIFAKLLRGEIPSTRVYEDDDTLAFMDIMPRSDGHLLVIPKTPCRNILDASPAQLAAVMQTVQKLSQAVITAFGADGVTVQQFNEAAGGQEVFHLHMHVLPRHDGDRLRPPGTMGDMELIQAQAEKIRAALA from the coding sequence ATGCCTGCCTATGACCCCGACAATATTTTTGCCAAGCTCCTGCGCGGCGAGATCCCCTCGACCCGCGTTTATGAGGATGACGATACCCTGGCTTTCATGGATATCATGCCGCGGTCTGACGGGCATCTGCTGGTCATTCCCAAGACGCCGTGCCGCAATATTCTGGATGCCAGCCCGGCGCAGCTGGCGGCGGTGATGCAGACGGTGCAGAAACTGTCGCAGGCGGTGATCACCGCGTTCGGCGCGGATGGGGTGACCGTGCAGCAGTTCAATGAGGCGGCTGGCGGGCAGGAGGTGTTCCACCTGCATATGCATGTTCTGCCGCGGCACGACGGCGACCGGCTGCGCCCGCCGGGAACCATGGGTGACATGGAGCTGATCCAGGCGCAGGCCGAAAAAATCCGGGCGGCGCTGGCCTAG
- a CDS encoding GatB/YqeY domain-containing protein, which yields MDTRTRVNQALKQAMKDKAAARLATLRLINAAIKDREIAARADGEETSIGDGEILAILGKMTKQRKESARAYEEGGRLDLAERELGEISVIEEFLPQQLSDEEASEAVKAAVAETGAESIRDMGKVMAALKAKYTGQMDFGKAGPMVKDQLCSKGDC from the coding sequence ATGGATACGCGCACTCGGGTCAATCAGGCCCTGAAGCAGGCGATGAAAGACAAGGCCGCCGCCCGGCTGGCCACGCTGCGGCTGATCAATGCCGCCATCAAGGACCGCGAGATCGCGGCCCGTGCCGATGGCGAGGAAACCAGCATCGGCGACGGCGAAATCCTTGCCATTCTCGGCAAGATGACCAAGCAGCGCAAGGAAAGCGCCCGCGCCTATGAGGAAGGCGGGCGGCTGGATCTGGCGGAGCGGGAACTGGGCGAGATCAGTGTGATCGAGGAGTTCCTGCCGCAGCAGCTGAGCGACGAGGAAGCGTCCGAGGCGGTGAAGGCCGCGGTGGCGGAAACCGGCGCCGAATCGATTCGCGACATGGGCAAGGTGATGGCTGCGCTGAAGGCGAAATACACCGGCCAGATGGATTTCGGCAAAGCCGGGCCGATGGTCAAGGATCAGCTCTGCAGCAAAGGCGATTGCTGA
- a CDS encoding DUF2244 domain-containing protein, producing the protein MPYTWTRPQAGAERELHLWPHQSLPPKGYVRFIGLTAALICVPLVPLLGSFLLWGLLPFLLLALFGMKWALDRSRRDHQILEVLTLTAKEARLERINPDGGRQSWHCNRYWTRVEMHDHDGPVPHYVTLQGGGREVEIGAFLSEEERVALYGDLKDALSVQQA; encoded by the coding sequence ATGCCCTACACCTGGACCCGCCCGCAGGCCGGCGCCGAGCGCGAACTGCACCTTTGGCCGCACCAGTCGCTGCCGCCCAAGGGCTACGTGCGCTTCATTGGCCTCACTGCCGCTCTGATCTGCGTGCCGCTGGTGCCGCTCCTGGGATCCTTCCTGCTCTGGGGCCTGCTGCCCTTCCTGCTGCTGGCGCTGTTCGGCATGAAATGGGCGCTGGACCGCAGCCGCCGCGACCACCAGATTCTCGAAGTGCTGACCCTCACAGCCAAGGAAGCCCGGCTGGAGCGGATCAACCCGGACGGGGGCCGCCAAAGCTGGCACTGCAACCGCTACTGGACCCGCGTGGAGATGCACGACCATGACGGCCCGGTGCCCCACTACGTCACCCTGCAGGGCGGCGGCCGCGAAGTGGAGATCGGCGCCTTCCTGTCAGAAGAGGAACGGGTGGCGCTCTACGGCGACCTGAAAGACGCCCTGTCCGTGCAGCAGGCATGA